A window of Rhodococcus sp. SGAir0479 contains these coding sequences:
- a CDS encoding VanZ family protein, producing the protein MLDRFDTRYVPLAIATVIVLVMMFSPGSTVPSGPENSDKVTHALMFAALAVTSRYARIGAAWTAAWLLVFAGLSEVLQGALPIQRSCSVWDAAADAVGIAIGLVVARVLARPLRISA; encoded by the coding sequence ATGCTCGACCGATTCGACACGCGCTACGTGCCGCTCGCCATCGCCACCGTCATCGTGCTGGTGATGATGTTCTCCCCCGGCTCCACCGTGCCGAGCGGACCGGAGAACAGCGACAAGGTGACGCACGCGCTGATGTTCGCCGCGCTCGCCGTCACGTCCCGCTACGCCCGCATCGGTGCCGCGTGGACGGCCGCGTGGCTGCTGGTGTTCGCGGGGCTCTCCGAGGTCCTGCAGGGCGCGTTGCCCATCCAGCGCAGCTGTTCGGTGTGGGACGCCGCCGCTGACGCCGTCGGCATCGCGATCGGCCTGGTGGTGGCGCGGGTGCTCGCCCGGCCGCTGCGGATCTCGGCCTGA
- a CDS encoding group III truncated hemoglobin: MTGPADHRRDIAGRADIDHLVRAFYERALVDPVLAPAFETLAVIGLDAHLPVVADFWEQILFRTARYQGAFAGVHEALNRQHGLAGATLARWLQVWRATVDELFAGPDADRAKSKAVAMAAALERGWRRGT; this comes from the coding sequence GTGACGGGCCCCGCAGATCATCGCCGCGACATCGCCGGCCGCGCCGACATCGACCACCTGGTGCGCGCGTTCTACGAACGGGCCCTCGTCGACCCGGTGCTGGCCCCGGCGTTCGAGACGCTCGCGGTGATCGGTTTGGACGCGCACCTACCGGTGGTCGCCGACTTCTGGGAGCAGATCCTGTTCCGCACCGCCCGCTACCAGGGCGCGTTCGCGGGCGTGCACGAGGCGCTGAACCGGCAGCACGGGCTGGCCGGGGCCACGCTCGCGCGGTGGTTGCAGGTGTGGCGTGCGACGGTCGACGAGCTGTTCGCCGGACCCGACGCGGACCGCGCGAAATCGAAGGCCGTCGCGATGGCGGCCGCGCTCGAACGCGGCTGGCGGCGGGGGACCTAG
- a CDS encoding SufE family protein, which translates to MSLPESLSEIVDDFAAVDGQDKLQLLLEFSRELAPLPAELEQDAMEPVPECQSPLFLHVDSSDPDEVRLHFSAPPEAPTTRGFASILHQGLDGHSAATILAVPDDFYSALGLADAVSPLRLRGMSAMLARIKRHLRN; encoded by the coding sequence GTGAGCCTGCCCGAGAGTCTGTCCGAGATCGTCGACGACTTCGCCGCGGTCGACGGCCAGGACAAGCTGCAGTTGCTGCTCGAGTTCAGCCGCGAGCTGGCCCCGCTGCCGGCCGAGCTCGAGCAGGACGCGATGGAGCCGGTGCCGGAGTGCCAGTCGCCGCTGTTCCTGCACGTGGACAGCAGCGACCCGGACGAGGTGCGTCTGCACTTCAGCGCCCCGCCCGAGGCACCGACGACGCGCGGGTTCGCGTCGATCCTGCACCAGGGGCTCGACGGGCACAGTGCGGCCACCATCCTGGCCGTACCCGACGACTTCTACTCCGCTCTCGGCCTGGCCGACGCCGTCAGCCCGCTGCGGCTGCGCGGCATGAGCGCGATGCTGGCGCGCATCAAGCGGCACCTCCGCAACTGA
- a CDS encoding condensation domain-containing protein — translation MEFTELADYAISPGMLTEWLPEATGTWAQDERPASYIHEAHLRPTADGTHDDGRESWLGAAFRIAGPLDHDAFRRAARTWIDRHEPLRSHAELGADGRISRHTLGPGGVDFDEVRHEYEFDTATVLERVHHLFDELTSPHRWPAYLFVTLEHSDPEAGCTVFFAADHSLIDGLSVVLVAHELTSLYTEAMAGPPALLVPAGSYIDFGADERAAAATVDRRHPAVEVWRQAFLRSKGRLSEFPLDLGPRTVERVPQRAVSEWVLDAAQAVRFNTVCHRAGQNFLAGVLACLAEANTELTGNTVFRTVTPVHTRNDPHWATSLGWFVGLAPIEFDIAGAVDFADVATRAAEAVAATKSAAKVPFARVEEILGTPIRPRFVVSFMDVRFVPMAQQWPEIEARALRSRHYTHDVYIWVNRTPHGVNISARFPETPLATENVLRFLARTRRALADVVPSTPDEDPQASAVGADAYATTGQ, via the coding sequence ATGGAATTCACCGAGCTCGCGGACTATGCGATCTCCCCCGGCATGCTCACCGAATGGCTGCCGGAAGCCACCGGGACGTGGGCGCAGGACGAGCGGCCCGCGTCCTACATCCACGAGGCGCACCTGCGCCCCACCGCCGACGGGACCCACGACGACGGCCGCGAGTCGTGGCTCGGTGCGGCGTTCCGGATCGCCGGGCCCCTCGACCACGACGCGTTCCGCCGGGCGGCACGCACCTGGATCGACCGGCACGAGCCGCTGCGCAGTCATGCGGAGCTGGGCGCCGACGGCCGGATCAGCCGGCACACACTCGGGCCCGGCGGCGTCGACTTCGACGAGGTCCGCCACGAGTACGAGTTCGACACCGCCACGGTCCTCGAACGCGTCCACCACCTCTTCGACGAGCTGACCTCGCCGCACCGGTGGCCGGCGTACCTGTTCGTGACGCTCGAGCACTCCGACCCGGAGGCGGGCTGCACGGTCTTCTTCGCCGCCGACCACTCCCTGATCGACGGCCTGTCGGTGGTGCTGGTGGCGCACGAGCTCACGAGTCTCTACACCGAGGCGATGGCCGGGCCGCCCGCGCTGCTGGTGCCCGCCGGCAGCTACATCGACTTCGGTGCGGACGAACGCGCCGCCGCCGCGACGGTGGATCGCCGGCACCCGGCGGTCGAGGTCTGGCGGCAGGCGTTCCTGCGCAGCAAGGGACGGCTGTCGGAGTTCCCGCTCGACCTCGGCCCGCGCACCGTCGAGCGCGTCCCGCAGCGCGCCGTGTCCGAGTGGGTGCTGGACGCCGCGCAGGCCGTGCGGTTCAACACCGTCTGCCACCGGGCCGGCCAGAACTTCCTCGCCGGTGTGCTGGCGTGCCTCGCGGAGGCCAACACCGAGCTCACCGGGAACACGGTGTTCCGCACGGTCACCCCGGTCCACACCCGCAACGACCCGCACTGGGCCACGTCCCTCGGCTGGTTCGTCGGGTTGGCACCCATCGAGTTCGACATCGCCGGCGCCGTCGACTTCGCGGACGTCGCGACCCGGGCCGCCGAGGCGGTGGCCGCCACCAAGTCGGCCGCGAAGGTGCCGTTCGCGCGGGTCGAGGAGATCCTCGGAACGCCGATCCGGCCGCGGTTCGTCGTGTCCTTCATGGACGTGCGCTTCGTCCCCATGGCCCAGCAGTGGCCCGAGATCGAGGCGCGCGCCCTGCGCAGTCGGCACTACACGCACGACGTCTACATCTGGGTGAACCGCACCCCGCACGGCGTGAACATCTCCGCACGCTTCCCGGAGACCCCGCTGGCCACCGAGAACGTGCTGCGCTTCCTGGCCCGCACCCGGCGAGCGCTGGCCGACGTCGTCCCGTCCACCCCGGACGAGGACCCGCAGGCGTCGGCCGTCGGCGCGGACGCCTACGCCACTACTGGTCAGTAG
- a CDS encoding Maf family protein has product MTTLVLASASPARLAVLRGAGVEPTVRVSGVDEDAVIDRLGPSAAPATVVTTLAEAKARDVIPALVADGLADAVVVGCDSMLLIDGALQGKPHTVDVARRRWRAMAGRSATLLTGHSVLRIRDGAIVAAASDHSGTVVHFADPSDEDLEAYLATGEPLEVAGAFTLDSLGGWFVERLEGDPSSVIGIGLPLVRRLLGEVGTSVAQLWAANALVR; this is encoded by the coding sequence GTGACCACACTGGTTCTCGCCTCGGCGTCCCCGGCACGGCTGGCCGTGCTGCGGGGCGCCGGGGTCGAACCCACCGTCCGTGTCTCCGGCGTCGACGAAGACGCCGTCATCGACCGTCTGGGCCCGTCCGCGGCCCCCGCAACGGTCGTCACCACGCTCGCGGAGGCCAAGGCCCGCGACGTGATTCCCGCCCTCGTCGCCGACGGGCTCGCCGACGCCGTCGTCGTCGGCTGCGACTCGATGCTGCTGATCGACGGCGCCCTGCAGGGCAAGCCACACACCGTCGACGTCGCCCGCCGCCGCTGGCGCGCCATGGCCGGCCGCAGCGCCACGCTGCTCACCGGGCACAGCGTGCTGCGGATCCGGGACGGCGCGATCGTCGCCGCCGCGTCCGACCACAGCGGCACCGTCGTCCACTTCGCCGACCCGTCGGACGAGGATCTCGAGGCCTACCTCGCGACGGGTGAACCACTCGAGGTGGCGGGTGCCTTCACGCTCGACAGTCTCGGCGGCTGGTTCGTCGAACGACTCGAGGGCGACCCCTCCAGCGTCATCGGCATCGGCCTGCCGCTGGTGCGGCGCCTGCTCGGCGAGGTGGGCACGTCGGTGGCGCAGCTGTGGGCCGCCAACGCGCTCGTGCGCTAG
- a CDS encoding DUF1707 SHOCT-like domain-containing protein, with amino-acid sequence MSDLPEIRIGTAEREHALEALTQHFSDGRLTVTEFDERSGRIAAATTRGQLDTVFADLPSLTPSTPSKVASEPEGADREKTWRNTVMAVIPFVALALFFVVPIDNSWLFFLLIPAAAAILFGGKDGRRGRGGC; translated from the coding sequence ATGTCCGACCTTCCGGAGATCCGCATCGGCACCGCCGAACGCGAACACGCGCTCGAGGCGCTGACGCAACACTTCTCCGACGGCCGGCTGACCGTCACCGAGTTCGACGAGCGCAGCGGCCGGATCGCGGCGGCCACCACCCGCGGACAGCTGGACACGGTGTTCGCCGATCTGCCGTCGCTCACACCGTCCACGCCGTCGAAGGTCGCTTCGGAGCCCGAGGGCGCCGACCGTGAGAAGACGTGGCGCAACACCGTCATGGCGGTGATCCCGTTCGTGGCGCTGGCACTGTTCTTCGTGGTGCCGATCGACAACAGTTGGCTGTTCTTCCTCCTGATCCCCGCGGCCGCGGCGATCCTCTTCGGCGGCAAGGACGGCAGGAGAGGACGCGGCGGCTGCTGA
- a CDS encoding acyl-CoA carboxylase subunit beta, giving the protein MTSVQEPAAAEAANTPDIHTTAGKLADLRSRQAQAISPMGEAAIEKVHAKGKLTARERIHALLDEGSFVELDALARHRSTNFGLADNRPVGDGVVTGYGTVDGRDVCVFSQDATVFGGSLGEIYGEKIVKVMDLALKTGRPLIGINEGAGARIQEGVVSLGLYGEIFHRNVQASGVIPQISLIMGPAAGGHVYSPALTDFVVMVDEASQMFVTGPDVIKTVTGEDVTMEDLGGARTHMAKSGVAHYVASGEQDALDYVKDLLSYLPSNNQAAAPRLAPSDPIVGAIEDSLTDEDRELDTLIPDSANQPYDMHEVIRRILDDDEFLEVQAGRAMNVIVGFGRVDGRSVGIVANQPTQFAGCLDIDASEKAARFVRTCDAFNVPIITLVDVPGFLPGTEQEYNGIIRRGAKLLYAYGEATVGKITVITRKAYGGAYDVMGSKHMGADVNLAWPTAQIAVMGASGAVGFVYRKQLLEAAKNGEDVDALRLKLQQEYEDTLVNPYIAAERGYIDAVIPPSHTRGQIVSALRLLERKMVSLPPKKHGNIPL; this is encoded by the coding sequence ATGACCAGTGTGCAGGAGCCAGCCGCGGCGGAGGCGGCGAATACCCCGGATATCCACACGACGGCGGGAAAGCTCGCTGACCTGCGCAGCCGCCAGGCGCAGGCAATCTCGCCCATGGGCGAGGCCGCGATCGAAAAGGTCCACGCGAAGGGCAAGTTGACGGCCCGCGAGCGGATCCACGCCCTCCTCGACGAGGGTTCGTTCGTCGAGCTCGATGCGCTCGCCCGGCACCGCAGCACCAACTTCGGCCTCGCCGACAACCGTCCCGTCGGCGACGGCGTCGTCACGGGCTACGGCACCGTCGACGGCCGCGACGTCTGCGTCTTCAGCCAGGACGCCACCGTGTTCGGCGGCAGCCTCGGCGAGATCTACGGCGAGAAGATCGTCAAGGTGATGGATCTGGCGCTCAAGACCGGGCGCCCGCTGATCGGCATCAACGAGGGTGCCGGCGCGCGCATCCAGGAAGGCGTCGTCTCGCTCGGCCTGTACGGCGAGATCTTCCACCGCAACGTCCAGGCCTCGGGTGTCATCCCGCAGATCTCCCTGATCATGGGCCCGGCCGCCGGTGGTCACGTGTACTCCCCCGCGCTCACCGACTTCGTCGTCATGGTCGACGAGGCGAGCCAGATGTTCGTCACCGGTCCCGACGTCATCAAGACCGTCACCGGCGAGGACGTCACCATGGAGGACCTGGGCGGCGCCCGGACCCACATGGCCAAGTCCGGTGTGGCGCACTACGTCGCCTCCGGTGAGCAGGACGCCCTCGACTACGTCAAGGATCTGCTGTCCTACCTGCCCAGCAACAACCAGGCCGCGGCCCCGCGCCTGGCACCGTCCGATCCCATCGTCGGCGCCATCGAGGACTCGCTCACCGACGAGGACCGGGAGCTCGACACGCTGATCCCGGATTCGGCGAACCAGCCGTACGACATGCACGAGGTCATCCGCCGCATCCTCGACGACGACGAGTTCCTCGAGGTCCAGGCCGGCCGCGCCATGAACGTCATCGTCGGCTTCGGTCGCGTCGACGGCCGCAGCGTCGGCATCGTCGCGAACCAGCCCACCCAGTTCGCCGGCTGTCTCGACATCGACGCGTCCGAGAAGGCCGCCCGCTTCGTGCGCACGTGCGACGCGTTCAACGTCCCGATCATCACGCTCGTCGACGTCCCGGGCTTCCTCCCCGGCACCGAGCAGGAGTACAACGGCATCATCCGCCGCGGCGCCAAGCTGCTGTACGCGTACGGCGAGGCCACGGTCGGCAAGATCACCGTCATCACCCGCAAGGCGTACGGCGGCGCATACGACGTCATGGGCTCCAAGCACATGGGTGCCGACGTCAACCTGGCGTGGCCGACCGCGCAGATCGCCGTCATGGGCGCGTCCGGCGCCGTCGGCTTCGTCTACCGCAAGCAGCTTCTCGAGGCCGCAAAGAACGGTGAGGACGTCGACGCGCTGCGCCTGAAGCTGCAGCAGGAGTACGAGGACACCCTCGTCAACCCGTACATCGCGGCCGAGCGTGGTTACATCGACGCCGTGATCCCGCCCTCGCACACCCGCGGACAGATCGTCTCCGCTCTGCGTCTGCTCGAGCGCAAGATGGTTTCGCTTCCGCCCAAGAAGCATGGGAACATCCCCCTATGA
- a CDS encoding acyl-CoA carboxylase subunit epsilon, protein MTATTREDVLTDADVQEASAAVDGATLEGAALAEAVAGLEPDAAAAGSQAPVITIVKGNPTDEDIAALVAVLSAAAAAASSEPEGDGRPPETWGAPTRMHRGHAPFSPYSFGTPVAARPF, encoded by the coding sequence ATGACAGCCACCACCCGGGAAGATGTGCTCACCGACGCCGACGTGCAGGAAGCCTCCGCAGCGGTCGACGGCGCCACGCTCGAAGGAGCCGCCTTGGCCGAAGCTGTCGCAGGGCTCGAGCCCGACGCCGCGGCCGCGGGGTCCCAGGCGCCCGTGATCACGATCGTCAAGGGCAACCCGACCGACGAGGACATCGCCGCGCTGGTCGCGGTGCTGTCCGCGGCGGCGGCCGCGGCGTCGTCGGAGCCGGAGGGCGACGGCCGTCCGCCCGAGACGTGGGGTGCACCCACCCGCATGCACCGCGGGCACGCCCCCTTCTCGCCGTACTCGTTCGGCACCCCGGTCGCCGCGCGCCCGTTCTGA
- a CDS encoding tyrosine-protein phosphatase, which translates to MTSFPGAKPGASIPIESVPNLRDIGGYRTRDGATVRFGRYYRSTDLSKITVDDAPRLANLGLVTVFDLRTHSEREAAPDRVPPAAREVPLDVLADKALRSVPAQMQAVMSDPSIAVSMLGENRAVEYFLGSYRDFVTLPSAVASYRTLFTDLAARETLPALVHCTTGKDRTGWATASLLLLLGVDEDDVFHDYLLTNSQLLPSFASVFDKFTAAGGDPELLKQVLGVRPEYLQAALGRMRESFGSIEGYFADGLGIDAAGQDALRAHLLEG; encoded by the coding sequence ATGACGTCCTTCCCCGGAGCGAAGCCCGGCGCGAGCATCCCGATCGAATCCGTCCCCAACCTGCGCGACATCGGCGGCTACCGCACCCGCGACGGGGCCACGGTCCGGTTCGGGCGCTACTACCGTTCGACGGACCTCAGCAAGATCACCGTCGACGACGCCCCGCGGCTCGCGAACCTCGGCCTGGTCACGGTCTTCGACCTGCGCACCCACTCCGAGCGGGAGGCCGCGCCCGACCGGGTGCCGCCGGCGGCGCGGGAGGTGCCCCTGGACGTGCTGGCCGACAAGGCCCTGCGGTCGGTCCCCGCGCAGATGCAGGCGGTCATGTCCGACCCGTCGATCGCGGTCTCGATGCTCGGCGAGAACCGGGCGGTCGAGTACTTCCTGGGCAGCTACCGGGACTTCGTCACGCTGCCGAGCGCCGTCGCGTCGTACCGCACGCTGTTCACGGATCTGGCCGCCCGCGAGACCCTCCCCGCTCTCGTGCACTGCACCACCGGCAAGGACCGCACCGGCTGGGCGACGGCATCGCTGCTGCTGCTCCTGGGTGTGGACGAGGACGACGTCTTCCACGACTACCTGCTCACCAACAGTCAGCTGCTGCCGTCGTTCGCGTCGGTGTTCGACAAGTTCACCGCCGCCGGCGGCGACCCGGAACTGCTGAAGCAGGTGCTCGGTGTGCGGCCGGAGTACCTGCAGGCGGCGCTGGGCCGGATGCGGGAGAGCTTCGGTTCGATCGAGGGCTACTTCGCCGACGGCCTCGGCATCGACGCCGCCGGGCAGGACGCGCTGCGCGCACACCTGCTCGAGGGCTGA
- a CDS encoding acetyl/propionyl/methylcrotonyl-CoA carboxylase subunit alpha has protein sequence MPTPASAQITKVLVANRGEIAVRVIRAAKDAGYGSVAVYAEPDADAQFVKLADEAFALGGQTSAESYLVFDKILDAAKKSGADAIHPGYGFLSENADFAQAVIDAGLIWIGPSPQSIRDLGDKVTARHIAERAKAPMAAGTKDPVKNADEVVEFAKQYGVPVAIKAAFGGGGRGMKVAQTIEEIPELFESATREAIAAFGRGECFVEQYLDKARHVEAQVIADKHGNVVVAGTRDCSLQRRFQKLVEEAPAPFLTDDQRARIHASAKAICKEAGYYGAGTVEYLVQGDTVSFLEVNTRLQVEHPVTEETAGIDLVRQQFLIANGEELSIKEDPTPRGHSFEFRINGEDAGRGFMPAPGPITVYKEPTGPGVRVDSGVVAGDVIGGQFDSMLAKLIVTGENREQALQRAARALAEFEVDGLATVIPFHRHIVENPAFIGDGEGFEVYTKWIETEWDNPIEPFAGSGVAADDEETLPRQSVVVEVGGRRVEVSLPGSFSVGTGGAPAGVIRKKPKARKRGGAGAGAASGDAVTAPMQGTVVKVAVAEGQEVAEGDLIVVLEAMKMENPVTAHKAGVVTGLSVEAGAAITQGTVLAELK, from the coding sequence GTGCCCACTCCAGCCAGCGCGCAGATCACGAAGGTGCTCGTCGCCAACCGCGGCGAAATCGCTGTCCGGGTCATCCGAGCTGCGAAGGACGCCGGCTACGGCAGCGTCGCCGTCTACGCGGAGCCCGATGCGGACGCACAGTTCGTGAAGCTCGCTGACGAGGCGTTCGCGCTCGGTGGCCAGACGTCGGCCGAGTCCTACCTCGTGTTCGACAAGATCCTCGACGCCGCGAAGAAGTCCGGCGCCGACGCGATCCACCCGGGCTACGGCTTCCTGTCCGAGAACGCCGACTTCGCTCAGGCCGTCATCGACGCGGGCCTGATCTGGATCGGCCCGTCGCCGCAGTCGATCCGCGACCTGGGTGACAAGGTCACCGCCCGCCACATCGCCGAGCGCGCCAAGGCGCCGATGGCCGCGGGCACCAAGGATCCGGTCAAGAACGCCGACGAGGTCGTCGAGTTCGCCAAGCAGTACGGCGTCCCGGTCGCGATCAAGGCGGCCTTCGGTGGTGGCGGCCGCGGCATGAAGGTCGCGCAGACCATCGAGGAGATCCCCGAGCTGTTCGAGTCGGCCACCCGTGAGGCCATCGCGGCGTTCGGTCGCGGCGAGTGCTTCGTCGAGCAGTACCTGGACAAGGCCCGCCACGTGGAGGCCCAGGTCATCGCCGACAAGCACGGCAACGTCGTCGTCGCCGGCACCCGCGACTGCTCGCTGCAGCGCCGCTTCCAGAAGCTGGTCGAGGAGGCCCCCGCGCCGTTCCTGACCGACGACCAGCGCGCTCGCATCCACGCGTCCGCCAAGGCCATCTGCAAGGAGGCCGGCTACTACGGCGCCGGCACGGTCGAGTACCTGGTCCAGGGCGACACGGTCTCGTTCCTCGAGGTCAACACCCGCCTGCAGGTCGAGCACCCGGTCACCGAGGAGACCGCCGGCATCGACCTGGTGCGTCAGCAGTTCCTCATCGCCAACGGTGAGGAGCTCTCCATCAAGGAGGACCCCACCCCGCGCGGCCACTCGTTCGAGTTCCGCATCAACGGCGAGGACGCCGGCCGCGGCTTCATGCCGGCCCCCGGCCCCATCACCGTCTACAAGGAGCCCACGGGCCCCGGTGTGCGCGTCGACTCGGGCGTCGTCGCCGGCGATGTCATCGGCGGCCAGTTCGACTCGATGCTCGCCAAGCTGATCGTCACGGGTGAGAACCGCGAGCAGGCGCTGCAGCGTGCCGCTCGTGCGCTCGCCGAGTTCGAGGTCGACGGCCTCGCCACGGTCATCCCGTTCCACCGCCACATCGTCGAGAACCCGGCGTTCATCGGCGACGGCGAGGGCTTCGAGGTCTACACCAAGTGGATCGAGACCGAGTGGGACAACCCGATCGAGCCCTTCGCCGGTTCGGGCGTGGCCGCGGACGACGAGGAGACCCTGCCCCGGCAGTCGGTCGTCGTCGAGGTCGGTGGCCGTCGCGTCGAGGTCTCGCTGCCCGGCTCGTTCTCGGTCGGCACGGGCGGAGCGCCCGCCGGTGTCATCCGCAAGAAGCCCAAGGCCCGCAAGCGCGGTGGCGCCGGTGCCGGTGCCGCGTCGGGTGACGCCGTGACCGCCCCGATGCAGGGCACCGTCGTCAAGGTCGCCGTCGCGGAGGGCCAGGAGGTCGCCGAGGGCGATCTGATCGTCGTCCTCGAGGCCATGAAGATGGAGAACCCGGTCACCGCCCACAAGGCCGGTGTCGTCACCGGTCTGTCGGTCGAGGCCGGCGCGGCCATCACGCAGGGCACGGTCCTGGCCGAGCTGAAGTGA
- a CDS encoding sulfurtransferase, with translation MPVAPDPNPAFAAYTHPERLVSTEWLSINLGAPGVKVVESDEDVLLYDIGHIPGAVKIDWHVDLNDPVTRDYIDGAAFADLMRRKGIERDDTVVIYGDKSNWWAAYALWVFTLFGHEDVRLLDGGRDAWLSENRDTTLDVPSPAPSQYPVVERDDSAIRAFKDDVLAHLGHGPLVDVRSPQEYTGERTHMPDYPEEGALRGGHIPTAVSIPWARAAAPDGRFRSRAELEEIYADFSRDDDVVAYCRIGERSSHTWFVLTHLLGFPHVRNYDGSWTEWGNVVRVPIVKGDQPGAVPGAASDAAQGAAS, from the coding sequence GTGCCCGTCGCGCCCGATCCCAACCCCGCGTTCGCTGCGTACACCCATCCGGAGCGACTCGTCTCGACCGAGTGGTTGTCGATCAACCTGGGCGCCCCCGGCGTGAAGGTCGTCGAGTCCGACGAGGACGTGCTGCTCTACGACATCGGCCACATCCCCGGCGCGGTGAAGATCGACTGGCACGTCGACCTCAACGACCCGGTCACCCGGGACTACATCGACGGTGCGGCGTTCGCGGACCTCATGCGCCGCAAGGGCATCGAACGCGACGACACCGTCGTCATCTACGGCGACAAGAGCAACTGGTGGGCGGCGTACGCGCTGTGGGTGTTCACGCTGTTCGGGCACGAGGACGTGCGGCTGCTCGACGGCGGCCGGGACGCGTGGCTGTCGGAGAACCGCGACACCACCCTCGACGTCCCCTCGCCGGCTCCCTCGCAGTACCCGGTGGTCGAGCGGGACGACAGCGCCATCCGCGCGTTCAAGGACGACGTGCTCGCGCACCTGGGCCACGGCCCGCTCGTGGACGTGCGCTCACCGCAGGAGTACACCGGCGAGCGGACCCACATGCCGGACTACCCGGAGGAGGGCGCGCTGCGCGGCGGCCACATCCCCACCGCGGTGTCGATCCCGTGGGCTCGCGCGGCCGCCCCCGACGGCCGGTTCCGCAGCCGCGCCGAGCTCGAGGAGATCTACGCGGACTTCTCGCGCGACGACGACGTGGTCGCCTACTGCCGCATCGGGGAACGGTCGAGCCACACGTGGTTCGTGCTGACGCACCTGCTCGGGTTCCCCCACGTCCGCAACTACGACGGTTCGTGGACCGAGTGGGGCAACGTCGTGCGCGTGCCCATCGTCAAGGGTGATCAACCGGGTGCGGTGCCGGGTGCCGCGTCCGACGCCGCTCAGGGAGCCGCCTCGTGA